Within the Meriones unguiculatus strain TT.TT164.6M chromosome 2, Bangor_MerUng_6.1, whole genome shotgun sequence genome, the region aaaaaaaaaaaacaacaacaggataactaaaacaattctgtacaataagaAAACTTATGGAGatgtcaccatccctgatctcaagctgtactacagaggaatACTAATAAAAACCAGATGGTActgtcataaaaacagacaggttgatcaatgtagaaccaaagacccaaaaataaatccacaaaccTGTGGACGCTTGATTtgtgacaaagaaaccaaaaccaggcaatggaaaaagaaagcctcttcaacaaatggtggtgatataactggatgtctgcacatagaagaatgcaaattgatccatatctatcaccctacacaaaacttaAATCTTAGAGAAgtaaagacttcaacataaaacagatacgccaaatctaatagaagagaaaatgcaaAATATTGGTATGTTgtgcattggtacaggagacaactttatgaaaagaacaccaacagcttaggcactgagatcaacaatcaatacatgggacctcatgaaactgaaaagcttctataaggcaaaggatgctgtcaatagaacaaaatggcagcttacagaatgggaaaatatcttcaccaacagagggctaatctcCAAAATAtgtaaggaactcaagaaattaaacaccaacaaaccaaataacccaattaaaaaataaagtacagagctaaaaagagaattctcaacagaggaatctttaatggccaagaagcacttaaagaagtgctcagtGTCCTTCAtcacagagaaatacaaatcaaaatgactctgagattccatcttacacctgtcagaatggctaagatcaaaaactcaagtgatagcacatgctggtgaggatatgtaGCAAgtggaacactcttccattgctggtgggagtgcaaatttatacaaccaTTCTAGAAATCAATCCaaaagtttctcagaaaattggcaatagttctacctcaagacccaactatgcCACTCCTGGTCATATGCCCAATAGATAATCCATTActccacaaggacacttgctcaactatgtttatatgataaaggaaggaaagagaaagagaaagttgaTGCCCTCAAGAGTCTTCAATTAGAGAAAATTGGTTCATAATTCAGTTTCTCATATTacttttttaaaggattttgtcAAACCAGTAATTTAACAGActggcttcacacacacacacaaaaatgaagagCAATCATGTGATTATTTTCTCCATATTTTTATTGCATAATAATTATTTGAGAAGTCATTTATGGCATGCTTGTGAATAAAAGCCCACAATCTTTAGGCTACAAGGTGGCACAACTTCCGTGCACTGATGTTTTAATGAAGTGTGTGTTTACCTACAGTTTAGGAGGAAGAAGTGTACTAGATTTTACAGCTCTTCAGATTACTTAACCAAAAGGTCAAGGCCTAAAAATACATAAAGTTATATGGTAAGGAGAGGTGCCAGAAATACACAtgactttaatttttcttaagTGCATTTGAAAGTTCCAGAATGGCATGAAGATATTAGTTTCATTAACTGTAATGATAATAATCAGTAAGAGATGTGCAAATATAGAGGAAATGAGTATGTAATACCACAACTACAAAATCCTGAGGAAAAATAGtattaataaaacataataagTTTAGAGCTATTTGGGATACCATGGGTTGAATTACTGGTAAAGGAAAGGTTTAGATAGTACAATTTCTTAAAAGAATAATTACAATAAGAAGTTTACCTTAACTGAGAGATGATGAAGCAATCACAATAATACTTAGCTGACCACAAAACTACTCCTGCAGTGGGGACTTTCCTTAACTTCTCTCTCAGATTCTCCCAGAAACAGGTTTGGTATCACCGGATTTAGGAATTTGAAATCACCAGTCCCAGAGTCTCCAGTCAGACATACCTCATACTGGtagttctgagacagggtccccaTACCGCTGACATCCACCAGGTGACCAGGAAAGTGTCCCTCGGGCAAAGAGCAGCCACCCAGAGGAGCCGCCCTGGCCTTCCTGCACAGTCTTACCCCGATGAAGAGCAGCACAcacaagaggaagagagaagacacAGATGCCAAGGCAATGACCAGGTACAGCGTGAGCACATCTTCATCATCCTGCGCGGGGTCGCGAGCCAcctctggcagaggcaggtaggactgggagaagccATCCACCAGCAGCACATGCAGAGTGACACTGGCAGAGCGCTGAGGATCGCCATTGTCcctgaccagcagcagcagcctgtgcTTGGGGGCATCGCGCTCACTCAGCAGCCTGGTGGTGCGCACCTCGCCATTGTGCGCCCACATGCTGAACAGCCCTGGCTCCGTGGCCTTGAGCAGCTGGAACGACAGCCAGGCGTTCTGGCCAGAGTCGCGGTCCACTGCCACCACTTTGGTGACCAGGTAACCAGGCTCCGCCGCCCTGGGCAGCAGTTCAGTGCAGGACACAGAGGCGTTCTGCAGAGGGTAGAGCACGAAGGGCGCATTGTCATTGTCGTCCAGCACCAGCACGCGCACCAGCACCTGGCTGCTGAGTGCAGGGGAGCCTTGATCTGTGGCGGCCACGCGGAACTCGAAGCTCTGCATGACCTCATAGTCGAGCGCCCTGAGTGCGAACAGCTGCCCATTATCTGCGTTGATGGAGACTAGAGAGTGGAGGTCCAGCTGCAGGTCGTGGGGCGGCAGCAGCGAGTAGGTGATGTGGGCATTGGAGCCAGAGTCTGAGTCTGTGGCTCTGATGGTGCCTATGTGCAGGGCGGGGCTGTTGTTCTCGCTGACAGACAGGGTGTAGGAGGTTTGGGTGAAGGCGGGGGCGTTGTCGTTGATGTCAGACACCTGCACTGCTATGGTGTGCTGGGTTGTGAGCCTGGGTGTGCCCATGTCGGAGACTGTGATGGTGATGTTGTAGTCAGCTCTGCTCTCTCTGTCCAGCGGACTCTCTGTCACCAGGGTGTAGAAATTCTTGTAAGAAGGCTTTAAAATGAACGGCAGATGATTTGAAATTGCACAAAGCATTTTCCCATTCTCCCCGGAATCTCTATCTCGTATTCGGATGATAGCAACAACAGTTTCCAGAGCATTTTCCGGGACTGAGCTGGTCAGTGAAGATATGGTCAGCTCTGGGGCGTTGTCATTCACATCCACCACCTCTATCACCACAGTGCCTTTTCCAGAAAGCCCTCCTCCATCCGTGGCCTCAACCTCTACACGGTaagatttaattttttcaaagtccAACTCCCTTTTCAGTCTAATTTCTCCCATGACTTCGTTTATTGAGAAAGTTTGTTGGATTTCATCTGATGCCTGGAACAAGCCATAGGAGACTCTCCCAAAGTTGCCAGCATCTGCATCTCTTGCTGAGACAGTCAGGACTGGAGAGTCTAGGGGACTGCTCTCCAGGACCTGCACCTCATAGGGAGTGTTCACAAATTCAGGAGCATTGTCATTGATGTCCAGGATCAGGATTCGAACCATGGTTGTACCTGACCTAGGAGGAGACCCTCCATCCACTGCTGTGAGGGTTAAGCTCAgttcttcctgctcctctctgTCCAGGGCTCTGTCCTGCACCAACTCTGGGTACTTCTTTCCTTCACTGTTATTTCGAGTGAGGACATGAAAATGAGAGTTGGGGCTGACTCTGTATTGTTGAATCCCATTGCTGCCTACATCCAAATCCTGGGCTAATTTTAATGAAAACTGTGTGCCTGGCTGGCTGTTTTCTCGAATTTTCAAGAGCATTTCCGTATCTGGGAATTCTGGAGAATGATCATTTATGTCCTGGATCAATAATTCTCCTTGAAAAAATTGCACTGGGTTTTCTATGAACACCTGGAAATGCAGCACACAAGGGTCCACAGAGCCACACAGCTCTTCCCGGTCTAGTTTCTCCCTCAGAAGCAAATCTCCAGTCTCAGGATCCAGAATCAATTGCTGTTTGTCATAGTCAGACACCACCTGCGCAGACCGGGCAGCCAGCTCCTCAGGTCTCAGGCCCAGGTCCTTGGCCAGATGGGCTACAAAGGAGCCACGTTCTGTTTCTTCCAGGATAGTGTACCGAGGAGGCACCATTAGAACCTGACCCCAAAAGAGCATGAGAAGAAAAGGTATCACTTGCCTGTTTGGATGGTTTCTCTCCAGCTTCTCCATGGTGGGAACCGCAGTGCTTACATCCAATCGTTTAGCAGCCTCTGAATGGCTTGAATGCTGAATCCTGATTCCTTGGTTGAATGAGTCTTTACTCGGTTGCACTTAAACTTTGTTCATATGGTAAACAGCGGTCTAAGACCCATCCAGAGACCGGTATTCCTTGCgatatttcctgtttttaattctGTCTTGCAACACAAAGGACCAGGAAGCTTTTTAGCGGTTATTCACAACCTTAGCCTGCAGCGCCACCCTGTGTCCATATTGAGAAATTGATAGTGTTTTCAAGTCGGAAACCTTTTGAAAATTTCCAAATGCATATATAGAAATCCTTGAACTTTTTATGTTTATAAGTCGTGTTCCTGCTTTAAGTTGCATAATTGATAAAGTTATTTCATTTTAGTGTGTTTGCCAGAAAAAAATTTAGGTCGGAAAGGGGAAGTTAACTCAGTTTTCCCACATGTCCAATTGGTGGGAATCGACAATACTTTTGTATTTTGCATAATCTAACCCAGTAAACCAAATCCTTAATTTTGAATTAACTTCATAATAGTTATATGTGTTTGCTTCTGAAATAAGAACTCTTTAGAGGTGCAAGAATTTTTAAACAATCTGTACCACATTCTCCCAAAGAAGACATTATTTTTCTAAGGATAGCTTCTCTTTTTTTTACACTGGTGCACAAATTATTGAATTAATAGTCTTACTTTTATTTACTGTGTGAAATTAAAATATACCTAGATAGAGGTGAGGTAAATTGTGACAGTGTCACAGAATGTTAGGTCTGGAGAGGGAATTAAAGTATTCTAACAAATAAGACAAATGAAGGTTGAAGTACTGAGTTAACATCGGGGTCATAGCACGACAAAATTGTGTTTAAGTAAGGGATTTAAATCTACTTAGTTACCCATATGTAAGGAATTCTTAAAGGGGGCTTTATTTTATGAGTTGATATGGCGTAATCTATCACGGGTGAAGATTTTTTTATAGTGAGCTTTGTGGACACCCTTTACATTGTGGGTATCAGATTCGCTGAGAGAAATCAAGTACTGACTTAAAGAATTTTTAGCATGAAGATGTGCCATCTCCTCATAACAGTataaacaaagaagaaagcagaagaagtagaagaaacagaagaagaagaagaagaagaagaagaagaagaagaaggagaaaaagaaaaagaagaagaagagaggaagaaaggtgtGGGGGGATTGCTGATTACTTTTAGGTAAAAACTAGAGAATGTGTCTGAAAGAGTTCTCAGCATGAGTGTAGCTGCTATGATTACTCTGAAAAGTAAGAAAGCTGGAGCATGATGAGAAAACACATAACTAGGTCATATATAATCAAAAGATGGCTCATCTTTTGCCTTTATAATGAAGGATTTCCTATGCTTTTGCACCTGATTTCATTTAGTTATTGGGTTAATTTATGATTGATGTTGAATAAGTTCTTGCTAAAATATGTCAGTGCTCATATTTTGGAATGTGGATTATAGTAAGCATTGAACAAGCATCagttgaataaataaatgcacccAAATAATTCCATTTCTACATTCAAATGATTCCAAGAGCATTGACGTAACtaaagtaaaaatacaaaacaaatactaaaaacaataaaaagaaagatctgtcttttatttaaataaatgtaaaacaagtCTCCTGAGCAGAACaaatagaaaagttcctgacatagTAGGCAGGTTCTATTTAGACTTAAAGTTCAGGAGGAATAatgcttatattttattttcccatttctaCATGTTGACACAGAGTTTTGAGATCAACTATTTCCATTTCTTCTTacaactcagaaaaataa harbors:
- the LOC132652333 gene encoding protocadherin beta-4-like yields the protein MEKLERNHPNRQVIPFLLMLFWGQVLMVPPRYTILEETERGSFVAHLAKDLGLRPEELAARSAQVVSDYDKQQLILDPETGDLLLREKLDREELCGSVDPCVLHFQVFIENPVQFFQGELLIQDINDHSPEFPDTEMLLKIRENSQPGTQFSLKLAQDLDVGSNGIQQYRVSPNSHFHVLTRNNSEGKKYPELVQDRALDREEQEELSLTLTAVDGGSPPRSGTTMVRILILDINDNAPEFVNTPYEVQVLESSPLDSPVLTVSARDADAGNFGRVSYGLFQASDEIQQTFSINEVMGEIRLKRELDFEKIKSYRVEVEATDGGGLSGKGTVVIEVVDVNDNAPELTISSLTSSVPENALETVVAIIRIRDRDSGENGKMLCAISNHLPFILKPSYKNFYTLVTESPLDRESRADYNITITVSDMGTPRLTTQHTIAVQVSDINDNAPAFTQTSYTLSVSENNSPALHIGTIRATDSDSGSNAHITYSLLPPHDLQLDLHSLVSINADNGQLFALRALDYEVMQSFEFRVAATDQGSPALSSQVLVRVLVLDDNDNAPFVLYPLQNASVSCTELLPRAAEPGYLVTKVVAVDRDSGQNAWLSFQLLKATEPGLFSMWAHNGEVRTTRLLSERDAPKHRLLLLVRDNGDPQRSASVTLHVLLVDGFSQSYLPLPEVARDPAQDDEDVLTLYLVIALASVSSLFLLCVLLFIGVRLCRKARAAPLGGCSLPEGHFPGHLVDVSGMGTLSQNYQYEVCLTGDSGTGDFKFLNPVIPNLFLGESEREVKESPHCRSSFVVS